One window from the genome of Paracoccus marcusii encodes:
- a CDS encoding ectoine synthase: MIVRDFNKLKDTDRSVSDAQWNSVRMLLADDGMGFSFHITTLQAGSEHQFHYKHHFESVFCMQGKGSITDLGTGETHEITPGVMYALNLHDKHILRAEETLVMACCFNPPVTGTEVHQEDGSYAPAETA; this comes from the coding sequence ATGATCGTACGTGATTTCAACAAACTGAAGGACACCGACCGTTCGGTGTCAGACGCGCAATGGAATTCGGTCCGAATGCTGCTGGCCGATGACGGGATGGGCTTTTCATTCCACATCACCACGCTGCAGGCCGGGTCGGAGCACCAGTTCCACTACAAGCACCATTTCGAAAGCGTGTTCTGCATGCAGGGCAAGGGCTCGATCACCGATCTGGGCACCGGAGAGACGCATGAGATCACGCCGGGCGTGATGTATGCGCTGAACCTGCATGACAAGCACATCCTGCGGGCCGAGGAGACGCTGGTCATGGCCTGCTGCTTCAACCCGCCCGTCACCGGGACCGAGGTGCATCAGGAGGACGGCAGCTACGCCCCTGCCGAGACCGCGTGA
- the ectB gene encoding diaminobutyrate--2-oxoglutarate transaminase: MPKDMTATMPGTAIFERRESAARSYCRGIPTVFTKASGSVMTGADGRDYIDFLAGCSSLNYGHNDPDMKSALIDHIAGDGIAHGLDLHTTTKAAFLDAFERHILTPRGMDHRVMFTGPTGANAVEAAMKIARKSTGRTNVVAFTNGFHGVTMGALAATGNGYHRGGAGMETQGVTRVPFDGYADGLDSAALLDQMLSDNSGGIDAPAAIMLEAVQGEGGLNAASAEFVRTIADIAKRHGALLIMDDIQAGCGRTGKFFSFEEMGVMPDLVPLAKSISGFGLPLAMVLVRPEHDVFGPAEHNGTFRGNTHAFVTARVAIEKFWSDDAFEADLARRADLIQTRLTELAELVPGAYLKGRGLMRGVDVGSGDLAAAICKRAFDGGLIIETSGNEDQVVKVLAPLTTPDTLLSRGFDILLDAARDVLATTKIAAE, translated from the coding sequence ATGCCCAAAGACATGACCGCCACCATGCCCGGAACCGCCATCTTCGAACGCCGCGAAAGCGCGGCCCGATCCTATTGCCGTGGGATTCCCACCGTCTTCACCAAGGCCAGCGGCTCGGTGATGACCGGGGCGGACGGACGCGACTACATCGACTTTCTGGCCGGTTGCTCGTCGTTGAACTATGGCCACAATGATCCGGACATGAAGTCCGCGCTGATCGACCACATCGCGGGTGACGGGATCGCCCATGGCCTGGATCTGCACACCACGACCAAGGCTGCGTTCCTTGACGCCTTCGAACGTCACATCCTGACGCCGCGCGGCATGGATCATCGCGTGATGTTCACCGGCCCCACCGGTGCCAACGCGGTCGAGGCGGCGATGAAGATCGCCCGCAAGTCGACCGGCCGTACCAATGTCGTGGCATTCACCAACGGCTTTCATGGCGTGACGATGGGCGCGCTTGCCGCGACCGGCAACGGATACCACCGCGGCGGCGCCGGGATGGAGACGCAGGGCGTGACCCGCGTGCCGTTCGACGGCTATGCCGACGGGCTGGACAGCGCGGCCTTGCTGGACCAGATGCTGTCGGACAATTCGGGCGGCATCGACGCCCCTGCCGCCATCATGCTGGAGGCCGTGCAGGGCGAAGGCGGCCTGAACGCCGCGTCCGCCGAATTCGTACGCACCATCGCGGACATTGCAAAGCGCCACGGCGCGCTGCTGATCATGGACGACATCCAGGCCGGCTGTGGCCGCACCGGCAAGTTCTTCTCGTTCGAGGAGATGGGCGTGATGCCCGACCTGGTGCCGCTGGCAAAATCGATCTCGGGCTTTGGCCTGCCGCTGGCGATGGTGCTGGTGCGCCCGGAACATGACGTCTTCGGTCCGGCCGAACACAACGGCACGTTCCGCGGCAACACCCATGCCTTCGTGACCGCCCGCGTGGCGATCGAGAAGTTCTGGTCCGACGACGCGTTCGAGGCCGACCTGGCGCGGCGCGCCGACCTGATCCAGACCCGGCTGACCGAACTGGCCGAACTGGTGCCCGGCGCCTATCTGAAGGGTCGCGGCCTGATGCGCGGCGTCGACGTCGGATCGGGCGATCTGGCGGCCGCCATCTGCAAGCGCGCCTTCGACGGCGGGCTGATCATCGAGACATCGGGCAACGAGGATCAGGTCGTCAAGGTCCTGGCCCCGCTGACCACCCCCGACACGCTGCTGTCGCGCGGCTTCGACATCCTGCTGGATGCCGCCCGCGACGTCCTTGCCACCACCAAGATTGCTGCGGAGTAA
- the ectA gene encoding diaminobutyrate acetyltransferase yields MRRPMPKDVQELERPRQLTLRKPDPTDGAAIWELVRACKPLDENSMYCNLVQAEHFRDTCVVALLDDQIVGWISGHMIPNEDALFVWQVAVGPDARGLGLARKMLTHLVERDECADAQRLNTTITRDNDASWALFRSFARQQGGRLTDDPHYTRHDHFDGRHATEHMVTITLPRHADQARAA; encoded by the coding sequence ATCCGCCGCCCCATGCCCAAAGACGTGCAAGAACTCGAACGCCCCCGCCAACTGACGCTGCGCAAGCCCGACCCGACCGACGGCGCCGCCATCTGGGAGCTGGTCCGGGCCTGCAAGCCGCTGGACGAGAATTCGATGTATTGCAATCTGGTGCAGGCCGAGCATTTCCGCGACACCTGTGTCGTGGCCCTGCTGGACGACCAGATCGTGGGCTGGATCTCGGGGCACATGATCCCGAACGAGGACGCGCTTTTCGTGTGGCAGGTAGCTGTCGGACCGGATGCGCGCGGTCTGGGATTGGCCCGCAAGATGCTGACGCATCTGGTGGAACGCGACGAATGCGCCGATGCGCAGCGGCTGAACACGACGATCACCCGCGACAACGACGCGTCATGGGCGCTGTTCCGCAGCTTTGCCCGCCAGCAGGGCGGGCGGCTGACCGACGATCCTCACTATACCCGCCACGATCATTTCGACGGACGGCACGCGACCGAGCATATGGTCACGATCACCCTGCCCCGTCACGCCGATCAGGCCCGCGCCGCCTGA
- a CDS encoding spermidine synthase — protein sequence MLPWVQLASATAPDGDTLRLMRRGDEFSIRLQGGNELMNSRLGGSEEALATLALDRLADRSAPRVLIGGLGMGFTLRAAQAVASPQARLIVAEIVPELVGWATQHMAAVFAGCLSDPRVQVRIGDVGAQIRQATTAFDAILLDVDNGPDGLTRTGNDALYGTAGLQAARRALSPGGVLAVWSAEPDAAFERRLAGCGFAVSTHGVRAGGSGRGSRHVIWIGVRRDD from the coding sequence ATGCTGCCTTGGGTGCAACTGGCCAGCGCGACCGCGCCGGATGGCGACACGCTGCGGCTGATGCGGCGGGGCGACGAATTCTCAATCAGGCTGCAGGGCGGAAACGAGCTGATGAACAGCCGCTTGGGTGGGTCCGAGGAGGCTCTGGCGACGCTTGCGCTGGACCGGCTGGCCGACCGGTCCGCGCCGCGGGTGCTGATCGGCGGGCTGGGCATGGGGTTCACCCTGCGCGCGGCCCAGGCCGTGGCCAGCCCCCAGGCCCGGCTGATCGTGGCCGAGATCGTGCCCGAACTGGTCGGATGGGCGACGCAGCACATGGCGGCGGTCTTTGCAGGCTGCCTGTCCGACCCGCGGGTTCAGGTGCGGATCGGCGATGTCGGCGCGCAGATCCGTCAGGCCACGACGGCGTTCGACGCGATCCTGCTGGATGTCGACAACGGTCCCGACGGGCTGACGCGGACCGGGAACGATGCGCTGTACGGGACGGCCGGTCTGCAGGCGGCGCGGCGCGCGCTGTCGCCCGGCGGTGTGCTGGCCGTCTGGTCGGCAGAGCCGGACGCCGCGTTCGAACGGCGCCTGGCCGGGTGCGGCTTTGCCGTCAGCACGCACGGGGTGCGCGCCGGCGGGTCGGGGCGCGGATCGCGGCACGTGATCTGGATCGGCGTGCGGCGGGACGACTGA
- a CDS encoding chemotaxis protein CheD has protein sequence MIRDAATRVIHVVQGEHAISDDPDAILTTVLGSCVSACIMDADREIGGLNHFLLPDAGPGGPDIRYAAAAMEVLVNGLMRRGAVRSRLRAKLFGGARMMAGLPDIGQRNADAARRFLQDEGIPLIASDLCGTQARRIRFWPVIGRVQLHLLGEARAPVREQPMPQRGGDVELF, from the coding sequence ATGATCCGCGATGCCGCGACGCGCGTCATCCATGTCGTTCAGGGCGAACATGCCATCAGCGACGATCCTGACGCGATCCTGACCACCGTCCTGGGGTCCTGCGTGTCGGCCTGCATCATGGATGCGGACCGGGAAATCGGCGGGCTGAATCACTTTCTGCTGCCCGATGCGGGGCCGGGCGGCCCCGACATCCGCTATGCCGCCGCCGCAATGGAAGTTCTGGTGAACGGGCTGATGCGCCGCGGCGCCGTGCGCAGCCGCCTGCGCGCCAAGCTGTTCGGCGGCGCACGGATGATGGCCGGCCTGCCCGACATCGGCCAGCGCAATGCCGATGCCGCCCGCCGCTTCCTGCAGGACGAGGGCATTCCGCTGATCGCCAGCGACCTCTGCGGCACGCAGGCGCGGCGCATCCGGTTCTGGCCCGTCATCGGTCGGGTGCAGCTGCACCTGCTGGGCGAGGCCCGCGCACCCGTGCGCGAACAGCCGATGCCGCAGCGTGGCGGCGACGTCGAACTTTTCTGA
- a CDS encoding MarR family winged helix-turn-helix transcriptional regulator, producing the protein MSQPPAIPRTDAALIALRRILRATEHYERDLAQAAKLTPAKLRVLQILAGTETRSAMPTQLSTQMGVSQATVTALVDQLNKLGLTQRQRSSTDRRQLHVILTDAGLDALRNAPDALQQHFVTGFQALQDWEQAMLVASLERVAAMLNAQGIDASPLLTLGDISRPRG; encoded by the coding sequence ATGAGCCAGCCGCCCGCAATTCCGCGTACCGACGCCGCGCTGATCGCGCTGCGGCGGATCCTGCGCGCCACCGAACATTATGAACGCGACCTTGCCCAGGCCGCCAAGCTGACCCCTGCCAAGCTGCGCGTCCTGCAGATCCTTGCCGGAACCGAGACGCGGTCCGCCATGCCGACCCAGCTGTCGACCCAGATGGGCGTCAGCCAGGCGACCGTGACGGCGCTGGTCGATCAGCTGAACAAGCTGGGCCTGACGCAGCGTCAGCGCTCCAGCACCGACCGCAGACAGCTGCACGTGATCCTGACGGATGCCGGGCTGGACGCGCTGCGCAATGCGCCAGACGCGCTGCAGCAGCATTTCGTGACCGGTTTCCAGGCCCTGCAGGATTGGGAACAGGCGATGCTGGTCGCATCGCTGGAACGCGTCGCGGCGATGCTGAACGCGCAAGGCATCGATGCATCGCCGCTGCTGACCCTGGGCGACATCAGCCGCCCGCGCGGCTGA
- a CDS encoding aspartate kinase: MGHTVEKIGGTSMSRVHELRDTVLIADRDAPYGRIFVVSAFGGITNLLLEHKKSGESGVYAAFASGDGDHGWLAALDRASDAMIEAHRAVLDHPGDLERADAFVRDRLVGARNCLIDLQRLCSYGHFRLEEHMLHTRELLSGLGEAHSAFVTTLMLQRVGIQARFVDLSGWRDTEQVTLEERITGAMAGVDPTTEMPIVTGYAQCTEGLMREFDRGYSEVTFSRLAALTGAREAIIHKEFHLSSADPNLVGADAVRKLGRTNYDVADQLSNLGMEAIHPKAAKTLRQSGVPLRVTNAFEPHDPGTLIDDQPAPTPAVEIVTGLNVFALELFEQDMVGAKGYDAFILEVLTRHRVRIVSKVSNANTITHYVDSSLKVLRRVEKDLVERYPSAQVSSRAVAMASAVGRDLEGLAVLSRGLNALAAAGLEAIGATQGPRPVDVQFILERTALAPGIKALHGALIEQTAQPLAKVA, encoded by the coding sequence ATGGGTCATACGGTCGAGAAGATCGGCGGCACCTCGATGTCGCGCGTGCACGAGCTGCGCGACACGGTGCTGATCGCCGACCGCGACGCGCCCTATGGCCGGATCTTCGTGGTGTCGGCCTTTGGCGGCATCACGAACCTGCTTCTGGAACACAAGAAGTCTGGAGAGTCGGGCGTCTACGCAGCCTTCGCGTCGGGCGACGGCGATCACGGCTGGCTGGCCGCGCTGGACCGTGCCAGCGACGCGATGATCGAGGCGCATCGGGCGGTTCTGGATCATCCCGGTGATCTGGAACGTGCCGATGCCTTTGTCCGCGACCGGCTGGTCGGGGCGCGCAACTGCCTGATCGACCTGCAGCGCCTGTGCTCCTATGGCCATTTCCGGCTGGAGGAACACATGCTGCACACGCGTGAACTGCTGTCGGGACTGGGAGAGGCGCATTCCGCCTTCGTCACCACCCTGATGCTGCAGCGCGTGGGCATCCAGGCACGGTTCGTCGACCTGTCGGGATGGCGCGACACGGAACAGGTCACGCTGGAGGAACGCATCACCGGCGCGATGGCCGGCGTCGATCCCACGACCGAAATGCCCATCGTCACCGGCTATGCCCAGTGCACCGAGGGGCTGATGCGCGAATTCGACCGCGGCTATTCCGAGGTGACGTTTTCAAGGCTGGCGGCACTAACCGGCGCGCGAGAGGCGATCATCCACAAGGAGTTCCACCTGTCCTCGGCCGACCCGAACCTGGTCGGGGCGGATGCGGTGCGCAAGCTGGGCCGCACGAACTATGACGTGGCCGACCAGCTGTCGAACCTGGGGATGGAGGCGATCCACCCCAAGGCCGCCAAGACCCTGCGCCAGTCCGGCGTCCCGCTGCGCGTGACCAACGCGTTCGAGCCGCACGATCCCGGCACGCTGATCGACGACCAGCCCGCCCCCACCCCGGCGGTGGAGATCGTGACAGGCCTGAACGTCTTTGCGCTTGAACTGTTCGAACAGGACATGGTCGGCGCCAAGGGCTATGATGCGTTCATCCTGGAGGTGCTGACCCGCCACCGCGTGCGCATCGTCAGCAAGGTGTCCAACGCCAACACGATCACGCATTACGTCGACAGCAGCCTCAAGGTGCTGCGCCGCGTGGAGAAGGACCTGGTCGAACGCTATCCCTCGGCACAGGTGTCGTCACGGGCGGTGGCCATGGCCTCGGCCGTGGGCCGCGACCTGGAGGGCCTGGCAGTGCTCAGCCGCGGTCTGAACGCGCTGGCGGCCGCGGGGCTGGAGGCGATCGGGGCGACGCAGGGACCGCGGCCGGTGGACGTGCAGTTCATCCTGGAACGCACGGCGCTGGCGCCCGGCATCAAGGCCCTGCATGGCGCGCTGATCGAACAGACTGCGCAACCCTTGGCCAAGGTGGCCTGA
- a CDS encoding PepSY domain-containing protein, with product MTFRTLTAAALILSPTALMAQEAMRGAPPADAMALSEIVAKMETDLSAELGYIEDIQWDDDGYYEVEYRTQDNREVEMRVDPTTGEAMAR from the coding sequence ATGACCTTCCGCACCCTGACCGCCGCCGCCCTGATCCTGTCGCCCACCGCGCTGATGGCGCAGGAGGCCATGCGCGGTGCCCCGCCGGCCGATGCGATGGCCCTGTCCGAGATCGTCGCCAAGATGGAGACGGACCTGTCCGCAGAGCTGGGCTATATCGAGGATATTCAGTGGGACGACGACGGCTATTACGAGGTCGAATACCGCACCCAGGACAACCGCGAGGTCGAGATGCGTGTCGATCCGACGACCGGCGAAGCGATGGCGCGCTGA
- a CDS encoding methyl-accepting chemotaxis protein — protein MTHPDSHDTIHLQDRLDFLGLDAPAQARLKALAPRIAASVGPALSEFYTKIASTPVLRRYFTDNAHTERAKSSQAQHWARIASGEFGADYALSVRRIGAVHARIGLEPRWYIGGYGLVLDYVIRDMLGERRTWTAASRKRLADDISVLMRASLLDIDLSISTYLDQIDGRRKEVEDAQQRAFEALSGALGRLAEGDLTTRLDPELSARTRFNETVEQLASIIGSVRHSAGQIGNGTGEIAAASDDLARRTEQQAASLEETAAALNEMTEAVRDSATRSRQAEEMAARARQVAAHGSQIMDQTRTAMDDVSSSAGEMGQIIGVISEIAFQTNLLALNAGVEAARAGEAGRGFAVVAAEVRALAQRSAEAVRTIQTLIDRSVQQTTHGVSLVGATHQALSDIILVFNEIEGIVTEMSSTAQRQSLSISEINSAVRYLDDVTQQNAAMVEEANATSTLLNAEVKDLTRIVSSFTMAAPRPQLHQQTYRQAV, from the coding sequence GTGACACACCCCGATTCCCACGACACGATCCACCTGCAGGACAGGCTGGACTTTTTGGGCCTGGACGCCCCGGCGCAGGCCCGGCTCAAGGCCCTGGCCCCCCGGATCGCGGCCAGCGTCGGCCCTGCCCTGTCCGAATTTTACACCAAGATCGCGTCGACCCCCGTCCTGCGCCGATATTTTACCGACAATGCCCATACCGAGCGCGCCAAAAGCAGCCAAGCCCAGCACTGGGCCCGTATCGCATCTGGAGAGTTTGGCGCCGACTATGCGCTGTCGGTCCGCCGCATCGGCGCGGTGCACGCACGGATCGGGCTGGAGCCGCGCTGGTACATCGGCGGCTATGGCCTTGTTCTGGACTATGTGATCCGCGACATGCTGGGCGAACGCCGCACCTGGACCGCCGCCAGCCGCAAGCGCCTGGCCGATGACATCTCGGTCCTGATGCGGGCGTCCCTGCTGGACATCGACCTGTCGATCTCGACCTATCTGGACCAGATCGACGGTCGCCGCAAAGAGGTCGAGGATGCCCAGCAACGTGCCTTCGAGGCCCTGTCGGGCGCCCTTGGCCGTCTGGCCGAAGGCGATCTGACCACCCGGCTGGACCCGGAACTGTCGGCCCGCACCCGCTTCAACGAAACGGTCGAACAGCTGGCCAGCATCATCGGATCGGTGCGCCATTCCGCCGGCCAGATCGGCAACGGCACCGGAGAGATCGCGGCGGCCTCCGACGATCTTGCGCGCCGTACCGAACAGCAGGCGGCCAGCCTGGAGGAAACCGCCGCCGCGCTGAACGAGATGACCGAGGCCGTGCGCGATTCCGCCACCCGCAGCCGCCAGGCGGAGGAGATGGCCGCCCGCGCCCGCCAGGTCGCCGCGCATGGCAGCCAGATCATGGACCAGACGCGCACCGCGATGGACGACGTCTCCTCCAGCGCCGGAGAGATGGGCCAGATCATCGGCGTGATCAGCGAGATCGCCTTCCAGACCAACCTGCTGGCCCTGAACGCCGGCGTCGAGGCCGCCCGCGCCGGTGAGGCCGGCCGCGGCTTTGCCGTCGTCGCCGCCGAGGTCCGCGCCCTGGCCCAACGATCGGCCGAGGCCGTGCGCACCATCCAGACACTGATCGACCGCAGCGTCCAGCAGACGACACATGGCGTGTCGCTGGTCGGCGCGACGCACCAGGCGCTGTCCGACATCATCCTGGTCTTCAACGAGATCGAAGGGATCGTGACCGAGATGTCCTCCACCGCCCAACGCCAGTCGCTGAGCATCTCCGAGATCAACAGCGCGGTCCGGTACCTGGACGACGTGACCCAGCAGAACGCCGCGATGGTCGAGGAAGCCAACGCCACCAGCACCCTGCTGAACGCAGAGGTCAAGGACCTGACCCGCATCGTCAGCAGCTTCACGATGGCGGCCCCCCGCCCGCAGCTGCATCAGCAGACCTACCGCCAGGCCGTCTAA
- the gndA gene encoding NADP-dependent phosphogluconate dehydrogenase, with translation MAQAEIGLIGLGTMGAALALNIAEKGFPIAVWNRTTEVTHRFAAQAGDLAPRVIPTDSLRALVQAITPPRAIILMVPAGQAVDDQLQALAPLLDADDLVIDAGNADFHDTNRRAAAGLPFRFLGMGVSGGEEGARHGPAIMGGGDAADWDRVAHVMTAISAKADDGTPCAARMGDAGAGHFVKMVHNGIEYADMQMIAEAYGLMRDGLTLEAPAISDIFADWNRGTLSSYLIEISAKVTAARDPHTGAAMPDVILDRAGQKGTGRWTAIEAQHLSAPIPVIEAAVMARNVSARLDERQAGQARFGAAPGAVDLTPDDLEQALIAGKILCYAQGFTMIAGASERFGWTLDLPEIARVWRAGCIIRSTMLNDMADALADDPARNLIMAPFFADLIEGALPGLRRVVSQGIAAGHALPALASGLMWFDMMRTARGTANMIQAQRDFFGAHGFQRLDGIDDPHGPWGSAT, from the coding sequence ATGGCGCAGGCAGAAATCGGGCTGATCGGGCTTGGGACGATGGGGGCCGCCTTGGCCCTGAACATCGCCGAGAAGGGCTTTCCCATCGCCGTGTGGAACCGCACGACCGAGGTCACGCACCGCTTTGCTGCCCAGGCCGGCGATCTGGCCCCCCGCGTGATCCCCACGGATTCCCTGCGGGCGCTGGTCCAGGCCATCACGCCGCCGCGCGCGATCATCCTGATGGTCCCGGCGGGACAGGCGGTCGACGATCAGCTGCAGGCGCTGGCGCCGCTGCTTGACGCCGACGATCTGGTGATCGACGCGGGCAATGCGGATTTTCACGACACCAACCGCCGCGCCGCGGCCGGCCTGCCCTTCCGGTTCCTGGGCATGGGCGTGTCCGGCGGAGAGGAGGGCGCACGCCACGGCCCCGCGATCATGGGCGGCGGCGACGCCGCGGACTGGGACCGCGTGGCGCATGTGATGACCGCCATTTCCGCCAAGGCCGATGACGGCACCCCCTGTGCCGCACGGATGGGCGACGCGGGCGCGGGGCATTTCGTCAAGATGGTCCACAACGGCATCGAATATGCCGACATGCAGATGATCGCCGAGGCCTATGGCCTGATGCGCGACGGGCTGACGCTAGAGGCCCCGGCGATCTCCGACATCTTCGCCGACTGGAACCGCGGCACGCTGTCCAGCTATCTGATCGAGATCTCGGCCAAGGTCACCGCGGCGCGGGACCCGCATACCGGGGCCGCGATGCCCGACGTGATCCTGGACCGCGCCGGCCAGAAGGGCACCGGCCGTTGGACCGCCATCGAGGCGCAGCACCTGTCCGCGCCCATCCCGGTGATCGAGGCTGCGGTGATGGCCCGCAACGTCAGCGCACGCCTGGACGAACGGCAGGCGGGCCAGGCCCGCTTCGGGGCCGCCCCCGGCGCGGTCGACCTGACGCCCGACGATCTGGAACAGGCGCTGATCGCGGGCAAGATCCTGTGCTACGCCCAAGGCTTCACGATGATCGCAGGCGCCTCGGAACGGTTCGGCTGGACGCTGGACCTGCCGGAGATCGCACGTGTCTGGCGGGCGGGGTGCATCATCCGGTCGACCATGCTGAATGACATGGCCGACGCGCTGGCGGACGATCCGGCCCGCAACCTGATCATGGCGCCGTTCTTCGCCGACCTGATCGAAGGCGCCCTGCCGGGTCTGCGCCGGGTGGTGTCGCAGGGGATCGCCGCGGGCCACGCCCTGCCCGCCCTGGCATCCGGGCTGATGTGGTTTGACATGATGCGCACCGCGCGCGGCACAGCGAACATGATCCAGGCGCAGCGCGACTTCTTCGGTGCCCACGGGTTCCAGCGGTTGGACGGGATCGACGATCCGCACGGCCCCTGGGGCAGCGCGACCTGA
- a CDS encoding methyl-accepting chemotaxis protein, whose protein sequence is MMMKNTRIATRIAAGFGLILLMLAVLAGFTWNRMDRLQAIDAQAHDAEVLALAAADINFGVAQAGLALDDFMVSASDADRQRVQDGMTSVMVLAEKAQALGSPHAGALVALKERHVTEADQLFDSFQPLSALTAQMRELGITHRRNMEQLQTLYQQRGDRDAAYAALQAANEFLVARVRIDRFLEGSAVKDFDDAAAPFQRSRQALSDLQPRVMGDDARTLLATTLSGIDEYWSMAQQSRTLELVVRDHLATLSLTEIEVLAAVERIRDDAMSSLARLEEEAAAVMDATVMSLLAGVAATIVIGAVIAAWISRDLGRRLAVTVDQTNRLARGDLDVEIRGTEGRNELAQLAQALAIFRQNAVEARTMADEARRLENEAAAARDIEARQQARVVRDIGAGLDRLAQGDLTQQIPNPPSDPFPAGYDGLREAFNSVVSNLTGTINRITDVADQVRGGASEITSAAQDLASRAETQAATLEQSAAALNQMNASVTSTAERARNAEQASRQNRDIAETSAEVVRDAVTAMRGIEASSDQITRIIGVIDDIAFQTNLLALNAGVEAARAGEAGRGFAVVASEVRGLAQRASDSAREIKSLISQSASQVKAGSALVGRTGDSLGQILSKAHEVSEQITAISLAANEQAIGLAEVNTGVNQLDQVTQQNAAVAEQANAAAASLQQRSEDLIREIAGFRIGSRTSRPEVVRTRASAPLPVVEPVPLRVVGGRGEGQMFEF, encoded by the coding sequence ATGATGATGAAGAATACCCGCATCGCGACGCGCATCGCGGCAGGCTTTGGCCTGATCCTGCTGATGCTGGCGGTGCTTGCCGGCTTTACCTGGAACCGGATGGACCGGTTGCAGGCCATCGACGCCCAGGCCCATGATGCCGAGGTGCTTGCGCTGGCGGCGGCGGACATCAATTTCGGCGTGGCCCAGGCCGGGCTGGCGCTGGACGATTTCATGGTTTCGGCCTCGGATGCGGATCGTCAGCGGGTGCAGGACGGCATGACCTCGGTCATGGTGCTGGCGGAAAAGGCGCAGGCCCTGGGCAGCCCGCATGCCGGGGCCTTGGTCGCGCTGAAGGAGCGGCATGTGACCGAGGCCGACCAGCTGTTCGACAGCTTCCAGCCGCTGTCTGCGCTGACGGCACAGATGCGCGAGCTGGGCATCACCCACCGTCGCAACATGGAACAGCTGCAGACCCTGTACCAGCAGCGTGGTGATCGCGATGCGGCTTATGCCGCCCTGCAGGCCGCCAACGAATTCCTGGTCGCGCGTGTGCGCATCGACCGCTTTCTGGAAGGCAGCGCCGTGAAGGATTTCGACGACGCGGCCGCGCCCTTCCAAAGGTCACGGCAGGCCTTGTCCGATCTGCAGCCCCGTGTGATGGGCGATGACGCGCGTACCCTGCTGGCAACCACGCTGTCCGGTATCGACGAATACTGGTCGATGGCGCAGCAGAGCCGGACGCTGGAGCTGGTCGTGCGCGACCATCTGGCGACGCTGTCGCTGACCGAGATCGAGGTCCTGGCCGCCGTCGAACGGATCCGCGACGACGCCATGTCCAGCCTTGCCCGGCTGGAGGAGGAGGCAGCGGCGGTGATGGATGCCACGGTGATGTCACTGCTGGCAGGGGTCGCGGCCACGATCGTGATCGGCGCAGTCATTGCCGCATGGATCTCGCGTGATCTAGGGCGCCGCCTGGCGGTGACGGTCGACCAGACCAACCGGTTGGCGCGGGGCGATCTGGACGTCGAGATTCGCGGAACCGAGGGTCGCAACGAGCTGGCACAGCTGGCCCAGGCCCTGGCAATCTTTCGCCAGAACGCGGTCGAGGCGCGCACCATGGCCGACGAGGCCCGCCGCCTTGAGAACGAGGCTGCCGCCGCCCGCGACATCGAGGCCCGCCAGCAGGCCCGGGTCGTGCGCGACATCGGTGCCGGGCTGGACAGGCTGGCGCAGGGGGACCTGACACAGCAGATCCCGAACCCGCCGTCGGACCCGTTCCCGGCCGGCTATGACGGGCTGAGAGAGGCGTTCAACAGCGTCGTGTCGAACCTGACCGGCACCATCAACCGCATCACCGACGTCGCCGATCAGGTCCGGGGTGGCGCAAGCGAGATCACCTCGGCCGCGCAGGACCTGGCCTCCCGAGCCGAGACGCAGGCCGCCACGCTGGAGCAGTCCGCCGCGGCCCTGAACCAGATGAACGCCAGCGTCACCTCGACCGCCGAACGCGCGCGCAATGCCGAGCAGGCCAGCCGTCAGAACCGCGACATCGCCGAAACCAGCGCCGAGGTCGTGCGCGACGCCGTGACCGCCATGCGCGGGATCGAGGCGTCGTCCGACCAGATCACCCGCATCATCGGTGTCATCGATGACATCGCGTTCCAGACCAATCTGTTGGCCCTGAACGCGGGCGTCGAAGCCGCCCGTGCCGGAGAGGCCGGCCGCGGCTTTGCGGTCGTGGCCTCCGAGGTGCGGGGCCTGGCACAGCGCGCCTCGGATTCCGCGCGGGAGATCAAGTCGCTGATTTCGCAGTCCGCATCGCAGGTCAAGGCGGGGTCCGCCCTTGTGGGGCGGACGGGCGACAGCCTCGGCCAGATCCTGTCCAAGGCGCATGAGGTGTCGGAACAGATCACCGCGATCTCGCTTGCGGCCAACGAACAAGCGATCGGCTTGGCCGAGGTGAACACGGGCGTGAACCAGCTGGATCAGGTGACCCAGCAGAACGCCGCCGTGGCCGAACAGGCCAACGCCGCCGCCGCATCGCTGCAGCAGCGGTCCGAGGATCTGATCCGCGAGATCGCCGGGTTCCGGATCGGCAGCCGCACCAGCCGGCCCGAGGTGGTCCGCACACGTGCATCCGCGCCGCTTCCCGTGGTCGAACCGGTCCCCCTGCGTGTCGTGGGTGGTCGCGGCGAAGGCCAGATGTTCGAGTTCTGA